The proteins below come from a single Sphingomicrobium sediminis genomic window:
- a CDS encoding DMT family transporter — protein MSAQRSSLIAFAVAVLGVGCLSAMDGAVKMLSLEVGVFAALCWRLGASVLVGGGIYAIGRKRAPSRKAMKLHLMRGVLVVPMAYLFFFGLARVPMAQAIALAFLAPLFALYLAAILLKEKVARASIGGSLLAFAGTLVIFAGQAQADVGREAWLGSFAILGSAMMYAFNIILIRQQSQAADPAEVAFFSHLFPAIIFWLIAILFVGVPDFPQGLDLVIWASAITGIFGAIGLAWAYARADAGYLAATEYSGFLWAAMFGFILFAEIPSPWTVAGAVAIVAGCWIAARPDPPGHEMIEA, from the coding sequence ATGTCTGCCCAGCGCTCTTCCCTGATCGCCTTTGCCGTCGCCGTGCTCGGCGTGGGCTGTCTGTCGGCGATGGACGGGGCGGTGAAGATGCTGAGCCTCGAGGTCGGGGTGTTCGCGGCCTTGTGCTGGCGCCTTGGGGCATCGGTGCTGGTCGGCGGCGGTATCTATGCGATCGGGCGCAAGCGGGCACCTTCGCGCAAGGCGATGAAGCTCCACCTCATGCGCGGCGTGCTGGTGGTGCCGATGGCCTATCTCTTCTTCTTCGGTTTGGCGCGGGTGCCGATGGCGCAGGCCATCGCGCTGGCCTTCCTCGCCCCGCTCTTCGCGCTCTATCTGGCGGCGATACTGCTCAAGGAGAAGGTGGCGCGCGCCAGCATCGGCGGCTCGCTGCTCGCCTTTGCCGGGACTTTGGTCATTTTCGCGGGCCAGGCGCAGGCCGATGTGGGACGCGAGGCCTGGCTCGGGAGTTTCGCGATCCTCGGCTCGGCGATGATGTATGCCTTCAACATCATCCTCATCCGCCAGCAGAGCCAGGCCGCCGACCCCGCAGAAGTCGCCTTCTTCTCGCACCTTTTTCCGGCGATCATCTTCTGGCTGATTGCAATCCTGTTCGTCGGCGTGCCCGACTTCCCGCAAGGTCTGGACCTGGTCATTTGGGCGAGCGCGATCACCGGCATCTTCGGCGCCATCGGTCTGGCCTGGGCCTATGCGCGCGCCGATGCGGGCTACCTCGCGGCGACCGAATATTCGGGCTTCCTGTGGGCTGCGATGTTCGGCTTCATCCTGTTTGCCGAAATTCCGTCACCTTGGACAGTCGCGGGCGCGGTCGCGATCGTCGCAGGCTGCTGGATCGCGGCGCGCCCCGATCCGCCGGGGCATGAGATGATCGAGGCCTAG
- a CDS encoding amidase family protein, with protein MNARFLGILTGGILLAACSGDERPASASNVAAQSAEIGASEAMVREAISAIEARDGDLNAVIALDPTAIEQARALDDRSSSSPIAGMPVLIKDNIESAGALPTTAGSLALADNVTGRDAPLVANMRNYGLVILGKTNLSEWANFRSQSSNSGWSAVGGQARNPYALDRTPCGSSSGSGVAVAAGYVDLAVGTETDGSVTCPAAMNGIVGLKPTVGWVSQEGIVPISATQDTAGPMTRTVEQARHLLVAMMPEMREEPREPMQLAGTRLGVLTSVRGFRADEAFAETLAKLGAAGAILVEIDDLGVPPEAGGAEYEVLLYEFKDGLNRYLATTDAARVPSRTLADLIAFNEANDRELAVFDQSIFELAEAKGSLDDQAYRDALALSRDGSREIIDGLLDEHQVEALIFPTAAPAFLIDHVLGDRWPGGGAGYLPARSGYPHLTVPMGHVDGLPVGISFVGTAGDDWDLLDLGEAWEELRGPLPGPTFAPTTSDLAEFEGLLDPVD; from the coding sequence ATGAATGCGCGTTTTCTGGGGATTTTGACGGGCGGCATTCTACTAGCGGCCTGCAGCGGCGACGAACGACCCGCGAGCGCCTCCAATGTCGCAGCGCAATCCGCCGAAATCGGCGCTTCGGAAGCCATGGTCCGCGAGGCCATTTCCGCCATCGAAGCACGCGACGGCGACCTCAACGCGGTCATCGCCCTCGATCCCACCGCCATCGAGCAGGCTCGGGCGTTGGACGACCGCTCCTCCTCAAGCCCGATTGCGGGCATGCCGGTGCTGATCAAAGACAATATCGAGAGCGCCGGCGCGCTGCCGACCACGGCAGGCAGCCTCGCGCTCGCCGACAATGTCACCGGCCGCGATGCGCCGCTCGTCGCCAACATGCGCAATTACGGGCTCGTCATCCTCGGCAAGACGAACCTCAGCGAATGGGCCAACTTCCGGTCGCAAAGCAGCAATTCGGGATGGAGCGCAGTCGGCGGGCAGGCGCGCAATCCCTATGCGCTCGATCGCACCCCCTGCGGTTCCTCTTCGGGCTCGGGCGTCGCTGTCGCGGCAGGCTATGTCGACCTTGCCGTCGGGACCGAGACCGACGGCTCGGTCACATGCCCCGCCGCGATGAACGGCATTGTCGGGCTCAAGCCCACCGTCGGATGGGTCAGTCAGGAAGGCATCGTCCCCATCAGCGCGACGCAGGATACGGCCGGACCGATGACCCGCACGGTGGAGCAGGCCCGCCACCTGCTGGTCGCGATGATGCCGGAAATGAGGGAAGAGCCGCGCGAGCCGATGCAGTTGGCAGGCACTCGCCTTGGCGTGCTGACCAGCGTGCGCGGCTTTCGCGCCGACGAAGCCTTTGCCGAGACGCTCGCCAAGCTTGGGGCCGCGGGGGCGATCCTCGTCGAAATCGACGATCTCGGCGTCCCGCCCGAGGCAGGCGGCGCGGAATATGAAGTGCTGCTCTACGAGTTCAAGGACGGCCTCAACCGCTACCTCGCCACCACCGACGCCGCCCGCGTGCCTAGCCGGACGCTGGCCGACCTTATCGCCTTCAACGAAGCCAATGACCGAGAGCTGGCCGTCTTCGACCAGTCGATCTTCGAGTTGGCAGAGGCCAAAGGCAGTCTGGATGACCAGGCCTATCGCGACGCCCTCGCACTGAGCCGTGACGGTTCCCGCGAGATTATCGACGGCCTGCTCGACGAGCATCAGGTCGAAGCGCTCATCTTCCCGACCGCAGCGCCCGCCTTCCTCATCGATCACGTTCTGGGCGATCGCTGGCCGGGTGGCGGCGCAGGCTATTTGCCCGCCCGTTCGGGCTATCCGCACCTCACCGTGCCGATGGGCCATGTCGATGGCCTGCCCGTCGGGATCAGCTTCGTCGGGACGGCCGGGGACGATTGGGACCTGCTCGACCTTGGCGAGGCTTGGGAGGAACTACGCGGACCGCTGCCCGGCCCGACTTTCGCCCCGACGACCAGCGACCTTGCCGAGTTCGAGGGCCTGCTCGACCCGGTCGACTAG
- a CDS encoding TonB-dependent receptor, translated as MKLLSQTASCAIAAALMAVPQQVAAQDNAPAPAPEQPQPAEPEVPDDAIVITGNSRSVVGDVPAEDVLDARDIRATGATSVAELLEALAPQLGSAQGRGGGRPVLLVDGKRISGFRELRDLPAEAIERVEIFPEEVALKYGYRADQRVVNFVLRENFFSTTIETEGRFATDGGRAGGEFEVDRLILSPGKRTTFNFQYEVDGALTEDERDIALDPVETFDGDIDPRPFRTLTGSSEELTLGSVIKRPLGEATGTINLEFRENTGQSLLGPSVATLGVPADSPFADGAAFDLVRDAGLGPLARDRRTRTGSAAFVVNSAPGDWRWSTTGSLEYVDSRTRTDRGPDTAAIQADLDTLDAGTDPFGSFTFAELTPRDEAVSQTLDASFDGLFGGTLFELPAGDVAATFRGGLNHLTIDSRDFIAGIEDEVGLERTRLFATANLDFPLLDNDSPIGALSVSFNGEVEEYSDFGTLTLVGTNVNWRPTGRLRFLGSYTREEGAPSLSALGSPVTVDPQARLFDFVTGETVIAETRTGGNPDLLADTREVWKLGFNYELPIESEDWDVSLRADYVSSRIDNPVSSFPALTAEIENAFPDRFERDLEGNLLSVDLTPVNFAERNNDVLRWGFNFSKAIRPKPPSAETIQAFRERAQRMRAQAGNTQPLPDGQQGPPGAGRPQQQQVQGEGQQQGGEQQANAQQSQQQGPPQARGGGGGFGRFGSSRGPRGGRLYASITHEVTFSDELLIAPGLPPLDYLDGQATSRFGGTSRHRVEGRFGLFNNGFGARVSVDWRSATEVDSGIGPLQFDDYGTVDLRLYANLTERLDVMARHPWLRGTSLRLGIDNVLNERPRVTNGFGDIPVGYEPDLLAPEGRVISFEIRKLFIPRQFMQQEMRRRGFGG; from the coding sequence GTGAAGCTTCTTTCGCAGACTGCGAGCTGCGCGATCGCAGCCGCCCTGATGGCCGTGCCGCAGCAGGTGGCGGCGCAGGACAATGCGCCCGCACCCGCCCCGGAACAGCCGCAACCGGCCGAACCCGAGGTCCCCGACGATGCCATTGTCATCACCGGGAACAGCCGCTCGGTCGTCGGCGATGTGCCCGCCGAAGACGTGCTCGACGCGCGCGATATCCGCGCCACCGGCGCGACCAGCGTCGCCGAATTGCTAGAGGCGCTGGCGCCGCAGCTCGGTTCCGCGCAGGGCCGCGGCGGCGGACGTCCCGTGCTGCTGGTCGACGGCAAGCGGATCTCGGGCTTCCGCGAATTGCGCGACCTTCCCGCCGAAGCGATCGAGCGGGTCGAGATCTTTCCCGAGGAAGTCGCGCTCAAATATGGCTATCGCGCCGACCAGCGCGTCGTGAACTTCGTCCTGCGCGAAAACTTCTTCTCGACCACGATCGAGACCGAAGGCCGTTTCGCCACCGATGGCGGTCGCGCCGGCGGCGAGTTCGAGGTCGACCGGCTGATCCTGTCGCCCGGCAAGCGCACCACATTCAATTTCCAGTATGAGGTCGACGGCGCGCTCACCGAAGACGAACGCGATATCGCGCTCGACCCGGTCGAGACGTTCGACGGCGATATCGATCCGCGTCCCTTCCGCACGCTGACCGGCAGCTCCGAGGAATTGACCCTCGGTTCGGTCATCAAGCGCCCGCTCGGCGAAGCGACCGGCACGATCAATCTCGAATTCCGCGAAAACACCGGCCAGTCCTTGCTGGGCCCCTCGGTGGCGACGTTGGGCGTGCCGGCAGACAGCCCATTTGCGGACGGCGCAGCCTTCGACCTGGTGCGCGATGCTGGTCTCGGCCCCTTAGCGCGTGATCGCCGCACCCGCACCGGCTCGGCAGCCTTCGTCGTCAACAGCGCGCCGGGCGACTGGCGCTGGTCGACGACGGGTTCGCTCGAATATGTCGACAGCCGAACGCGGACCGACCGCGGGCCCGATACGGCTGCGATTCAGGCGGACCTCGACACGCTCGATGCCGGCACCGATCCGTTCGGCAGCTTTACCTTTGCCGAGCTGACGCCGCGCGACGAAGCCGTGTCGCAGACGCTGGACGCCTCGTTCGACGGCCTGTTCGGCGGCACATTGTTCGAATTACCGGCTGGCGACGTTGCAGCGACCTTCCGCGGCGGGCTCAACCATCTCACCATCGACAGCCGCGATTTCATCGCCGGGATCGAGGATGAAGTGGGGCTCGAGCGGACGCGTTTGTTCGCCACCGCCAATCTCGATTTCCCGCTGCTCGACAATGACAGCCCGATCGGCGCCTTGTCGGTGAGCTTCAACGGCGAGGTCGAAGAATATTCGGACTTCGGCACGCTGACCCTAGTCGGCACCAACGTGAACTGGCGCCCGACCGGTCGCCTGCGCTTCCTCGGCTCCTATACGCGCGAAGAGGGCGCGCCCTCGCTTAGTGCACTGGGAAGCCCGGTAACGGTCGACCCGCAGGCGCGTCTGTTCGACTTCGTGACCGGCGAAACGGTGATCGCCGAAACGCGCACGGGCGGGAATCCCGATTTGCTCGCCGACACGCGTGAAGTCTGGAAGCTGGGGTTCAATTACGAACTTCCGATCGAAAGCGAGGATTGGGATGTCAGCCTGCGCGCCGACTATGTCTCAAGCCGCATCGACAATCCGGTCAGCAGCTTCCCTGCCCTGACCGCGGAGATCGAGAATGCCTTCCCCGACCGCTTCGAGCGCGATCTCGAGGGCAATCTGCTCTCGGTCGACCTGACGCCGGTCAACTTTGCCGAGCGCAATAATGACGTACTTCGCTGGGGCTTCAATTTCTCCAAGGCGATCCGGCCCAAGCCGCCGAGCGCCGAGACGATCCAGGCTTTCCGCGAACGCGCGCAGCGGATGCGGGCGCAAGCCGGCAATACGCAACCCCTCCCGGACGGCCAGCAGGGTCCGCCGGGTGCCGGTCGCCCACAACAGCAGCAGGTGCAGGGTGAGGGCCAGCAGCAGGGCGGCGAACAGCAAGCCAATGCGCAGCAGTCGCAGCAGCAGGGACCGCCCCAGGCACGTGGCGGCGGTGGTGGCTTTGGGCGCTTCGGCAGTTCGCGCGGCCCGCGTGGCGGGCGTCTCTATGCGTCGATCACGCATGAAGTTACCTTCAGCGACGAATTGCTCATCGCCCCCGGCCTGCCGCCGCTCGATTATCTCGACGGACAGGCGACCAGCCGTTTCGGCGGGACCTCACGCCACCGTGTCGAGGGTCGCTTCGGCCTATTCAACAACGGCTTCGGTGCGCGCGTCAGTGTCGACTGGCGCTCGGCTACCGAGGTCGATAGCGGCATCGGCCCGCTCCAGTTCGACGATTATGGGACGGTCGACCTGCGGCTCTATGCCAACCTCACCGAAAGGCTCGACGTGATGGCGCGCCATCCTTGGCTGCGCGGGACCTCGCTACGGCTCGGCATCGACAATGTGCTCAACGAGCGGCCGCGCGTGACCAACGGTTTTGGCGACATCCCGGTCGGCTACGAGCCCGATCTGCTCGCGCCCGAAGGCCGCGTCATCAGTTTCGAGATCCGAAAGCTCTTCATCCCGCGGCAGTTCATGCAGCAGGAAATGCGACGACGCGGTTTCGGAGGCTAA
- the ppa gene encoding inorganic diphosphatase has product MNIDLIPVGDNAPEELNVFIEVPIGGEPVKYEFDKKSGAMFVDRILHTPMRYPTNYGFIPQTLCDDGDPLDCLVMTRWSLLPGTVIRARPVGVLHLEDEAGGDEKLLAVPITKVSPYYESVENYTDLPPIVVEQINHFFTHYKDLEKQKWVRIGRWGDREDALQVVRDSIARAAK; this is encoded by the coding sequence ATGAATATCGACCTGATTCCCGTGGGCGACAATGCGCCCGAAGAGCTGAATGTCTTCATCGAAGTCCCGATCGGCGGCGAGCCGGTCAAATATGAGTTCGACAAGAAATCGGGCGCGATGTTCGTCGACCGCATCCTGCACACGCCGATGCGCTACCCGACCAATTACGGCTTCATCCCGCAGACCCTGTGCGACGATGGCGATCCGCTGGACTGCCTCGTCATGACGCGCTGGTCGCTGCTGCCGGGTACGGTCATCCGCGCACGCCCTGTCGGCGTCCTGCATCTCGAGGACGAAGCCGGCGGCGATGAAAAGCTGCTCGCCGTGCCGATCACCAAGGTCTCGCCTTATTATGAGAGCGTGGAGAATTATACCGACCTGCCGCCCATCGTGGTCGAGCAGATCAATCACTTCTTCACGCACTATAAGGACCTGGAAAAGCAGAAATGGGTCCGCATCGGCCGCTGGGGCGACCGCGAGGACGCGCTTCAGGTCGTCCGCGATTCGATCGCCCGCGCTGCAAAATAA
- the hisS gene encoding histidine--tRNA ligase: MEKFRPIKGTQSLFGEEAERFNHVVQTFDQVRRLYGFSRVEVPMFEATGVFARSMGETSDVVSKEMWSFESRSEGSVTLRPEFTAGISRAFISEGWQQHAPMKVATHGAAFRYERPQKGRYRQFHQLDAEVIGSDDPLVDVELLAFGSQLLSQLGIGGVTLKLNTLGDAESRDNWRAALVEHFASHRGDLSEDSQERLEKNPLRILDSKDPRDRPFADSAPTMELTAEAEDFFGKVKAGLDAAGVAYTLDPHLVRGLDYYRHTAFEFVTDQLGAQGTVLAGGRYDGLIEALGGPSTPAVGWAAGIERLAMLLDGDFTQQIDAAVLPMGDAARGLGIAVLTALRKAGLSGELFASGKMGKRMSRASNAGALAAVIIGDDEIEAGELQVKILETGEQKALAPAAAVETITELAVERQMRAVLGQDEEE; this comes from the coding sequence ATGGAAAAATTCCGACCGATCAAGGGCACGCAGAGCCTCTTTGGCGAAGAGGCCGAGCGCTTCAACCATGTCGTCCAGACCTTCGACCAGGTGCGTCGCCTCTACGGCTTTTCGCGCGTCGAAGTACCGATGTTCGAGGCCACCGGCGTGTTCGCCCGCTCGATGGGCGAGACCAGCGACGTGGTGTCGAAGGAAATGTGGAGTTTCGAAAGCCGCAGTGAAGGCTCGGTAACGCTGCGCCCCGAATTCACCGCGGGTATCTCGCGCGCCTTCATTTCCGAAGGCTGGCAGCAGCATGCCCCGATGAAGGTCGCGACGCACGGTGCGGCGTTCCGCTACGAGCGTCCGCAAAAGGGCCGCTATCGTCAGTTCCACCAGCTCGACGCCGAGGTAATCGGCAGCGACGATCCGCTGGTCGACGTCGAACTGCTGGCGTTCGGGTCGCAACTGTTGAGCCAACTGGGCATTGGGGGCGTGACCCTGAAGCTCAACACGCTCGGCGACGCGGAAAGCCGCGACAATTGGCGCGCCGCATTGGTCGAGCATTTTGCGAGTCATCGGGGCGACCTGAGCGAAGACAGCCAGGAGCGGCTCGAGAAGAACCCGCTGCGTATCCTCGACAGCAAGGACCCGCGCGACCGGCCCTTTGCCGACAGCGCGCCGACCATGGAATTGACCGCAGAAGCAGAGGACTTTTTCGGCAAGGTGAAGGCCGGGCTCGACGCGGCAGGCGTCGCCTACACGCTCGACCCGCACCTCGTGCGCGGGCTCGATTATTATCGCCATACGGCGTTCGAATTCGTCACCGACCAGCTGGGTGCGCAGGGCACGGTGCTGGCGGGTGGGCGCTATGACGGTCTCATCGAAGCGCTGGGTGGTCCGTCCACGCCGGCGGTCGGTTGGGCCGCCGGGATCGAACGGCTGGCGATGCTCTTGGATGGCGATTTCACACAGCAGATCGATGCCGCCGTATTACCCATGGGCGATGCAGCGCGCGGGCTTGGCATCGCGGTGCTGACGGCATTGCGCAAGGCGGGCCTGTCGGGAGAACTGTTTGCCAGCGGCAAGATGGGCAAGCGCATGTCGCGGGCGAGTAATGCAGGCGCACTGGCGGCAGTGATCATCGGCGATGACGAGATCGAGGCCGGCGAATTGCAGGTGAAGATCCTCGAGACCGGCGAGCAGAAGGCGCTGGCGCCGGCTGCTGCGGTCGAGACGATTACCGAGCTGGCCGTCGAACGCCAGATGCGTGCCGTGCTCGGCCAGGACGAGGAAGAATAA
- the prfA gene encoding peptide chain release factor 1 — translation MATVSDERIEQLLAKKAQLSEAMAAGDLDPQEFVALSKEYAEVEPVAEAAAELKRLRAEKADLDEMLDDPEMKEMAEEELSEINEKLPKAERGLAVLMLPKDSADEKPAMLEVRAGTGGDEAALFAGDLLRMYQRYAELQGWKVELISASASDVGGYKEAVASVKGNGVFAKLKFESGVHRVQRVPATESGGRIHTSAATVAVLPEAEEVDVQIDEKDLRIDVFRASGPGGQSVNTTDSAVRITHIPTGIVVSQQDEKSQHKNKAKAMKVLRTRLYEHERAIADAERSGARKSMVGSGDRSERIRTYNFPQGRVTDHRINLTLHKLDAILEGSGLGELVEALISEDEAQRLAGLEEGE, via the coding sequence ATGGCGACGGTCAGCGACGAGCGTATCGAGCAATTGCTCGCCAAGAAGGCGCAGCTCTCCGAAGCGATGGCAGCGGGCGATCTCGACCCGCAGGAGTTCGTCGCGCTCTCCAAGGAATATGCCGAGGTCGAGCCGGTGGCCGAAGCCGCCGCCGAACTCAAGCGCCTGCGCGCCGAAAAGGCCGATCTCGACGAGATGCTCGACGATCCCGAGATGAAGGAAATGGCCGAGGAAGAGCTTTCGGAAATCAACGAGAAGCTCCCCAAGGCCGAACGCGGGCTCGCCGTGCTGATGCTGCCCAAGGACAGTGCCGATGAAAAACCGGCGATGCTTGAAGTGCGTGCCGGGACGGGCGGCGACGAAGCCGCTTTGTTCGCGGGCGACCTGCTGCGCATGTACCAGCGCTATGCCGAATTGCAGGGCTGGAAGGTCGAACTGATCAGCGCCAGTGCATCCGACGTCGGCGGCTACAAGGAAGCGGTGGCTAGCGTGAAGGGCAATGGCGTGTTTGCCAAGCTGAAGTTCGAAAGCGGCGTCCACCGCGTCCAGCGCGTCCCCGCAACCGAGAGCGGTGGGCGGATTCATACGTCGGCGGCTACCGTCGCGGTGCTACCCGAAGCCGAAGAGGTCGACGTCCAGATCGACGAGAAGGACCTGCGCATCGATGTGTTCCGTGCTTCCGGCCCTGGCGGCCAGTCGGTCAACACGACCGACAGTGCAGTGCGCATCACCCACATACCGACCGGCATCGTGGTCAGCCAGCAGGACGAGAAGTCGCAGCACAAGAACAAGGCCAAGGCCATGAAGGTGCTGCGCACGCGTCTCTACGAGCATGAGCGTGCGATTGCCGATGCCGAACGCTCGGGCGCGCGCAAGTCGATGGTTGGTTCGGGCGACCGTTCCGAGCGCATCCGTACCTACAATTTCCCGCAGGGTCGCGTGACCGATCACCGCATCAACCTCACCCTCCACAAGCTGGACGCCATCCTCGAAGGCTCGGGCCTGGGTGAACTGGTCGAGGCGTTGATCAGCGAGGACGAGGCGCAGCGCCTGGCAGGGCTCGAAGAAGGCGAATGA
- the prmC gene encoding peptide chain release factor N(5)-glutamine methyltransferase, which translates to MAAEKRLRDVSDTPMLDAELLLAEALGVTRERLILGSGLSAIPASFEGLLERREAGEPLAYILGMRAFWTIELEVGPGVLIPRPDTETLLDAAVAHFKGGDGPKTILDLGTGPGSLLLAALDEWPDAKGVGVDASPTALDYARRNADRLDMSDRVVLKQGDWGAGLSVRFDLILCNPPYIADEDDEVAADVRAHEPTEALFAGADGLDDYRRIVPQLPALMAEDGLAVIEIGYRQADAVFALIEQAGLKASLHRDLAGRDRALAVRR; encoded by the coding sequence ATGGCGGCCGAAAAAAGGCTGCGCGATGTCAGCGATACGCCGATGCTCGATGCAGAATTGCTGCTGGCCGAAGCGTTGGGCGTGACGCGTGAGCGGCTCATTCTCGGCTCTGGCCTGTCCGCCATTCCTGCCAGCTTCGAAGGACTGCTCGAACGCCGCGAGGCGGGCGAGCCGCTGGCCTACATCCTCGGGATGCGCGCCTTTTGGACGATCGAACTGGAAGTCGGTCCCGGCGTCCTTATCCCGCGCCCCGACACGGAAACGTTGCTCGACGCGGCGGTGGCGCATTTCAAGGGCGGTGACGGGCCCAAGACCATCCTCGACCTGGGGACCGGACCGGGCAGCCTGCTGCTCGCCGCGCTCGACGAATGGCCCGACGCCAAGGGCGTCGGCGTCGATGCGTCACCCACTGCACTGGACTATGCCCGCCGCAATGCGGATCGGCTCGACATGAGCGACCGCGTCGTCCTCAAGCAGGGCGATTGGGGCGCGGGGCTGTCGGTGCGGTTCGACCTCATCCTGTGCAATCCGCCCTATATCGCTGATGAGGACGACGAGGTCGCCGCCGATGTGCGCGCGCATGAGCCGACCGAGGCCTTGTTCGCCGGGGCAGATGGCCTCGACGACTATCGCCGGATCGTCCCGCAATTACCCGCTCTGATGGCCGAAGATGGATTGGCAGTGATCGAGATCGGGTACCGCCAAGCGGATGCGGTTTTCGCGCTTATCGAGCAAGCAGGGCTGAAAGCGAGCCTGCACCGCGATCTGGCGGGACGCGACCGCGCATTGGCCGTTCGTCGATAA
- a CDS encoding DUF4167 domain-containing protein, with the protein MISNRQNRRRGRGGQRGGNNNRNTNRNSGNAAQLLDKYKGLARDAQMSGDRVQAEYYLQFADHYFRVLEEVRAAQEERQQQQQAKQQKKQGQQDDNSDEEQAQDKPKRQLRRKKSDDNQDSEQQQDKAEKPKRQPRRKKSDDSDGGMPIDALPPAISSDDDEADAA; encoded by the coding sequence TTGATCAGTAATCGTCAGAACCGGCGCCGCGGTCGCGGTGGCCAGCGGGGCGGTAACAACAACCGCAACACCAACCGCAACAGCGGGAATGCAGCACAGCTGCTCGACAAATATAAGGGCCTTGCCCGCGACGCGCAGATGAGCGGCGACCGCGTCCAAGCCGAATATTACCTTCAGTTTGCGGACCATTATTTCCGCGTCCTCGAAGAGGTCCGCGCGGCGCAGGAAGAGCGCCAGCAGCAACAGCAGGCCAAGCAGCAGAAGAAGCAGGGCCAGCAGGACGACAATTCGGACGAGGAACAGGCGCAGGACAAGCCCAAGCGCCAGCTGCGTCGCAAGAAGTCGGACGACAACCAGGATAGTGAGCAGCAGCAGGACAAGGCCGAAAAGCCGAAGCGCCAGCCGCGCCGCAAGAAGTCGGACGACAGCGATGGCGGCATGCCGATCGACGCGCTGCCGCCGGCCATTTCCTCGGATGATGACGAGGCCGACGCCGCCTAG
- a CDS encoding prepilin peptidase, producing MTLPIDPTLAIALGLLLGAIVGSFLATVIRRAEHDESALKGRSACEACGRKLEILELIPVLSHLVQRGRCRGCSARISREHLAVELAALAIGGGAMALFPDLRGATLALTGWLLLGLGWLDVRYRWLPDSMTAAVAILGIIAAEGITFVPLADRLLGGAIGFAVLAFIRSAYARAKGHEGMGAGDPKLMGAIGLWTGWAGLAPVLLVGSSGLVALAVLTGRHREEGYEYPLGSGLAAAGAVMMILLAVRAA from the coding sequence TTGACCTTGCCGATCGACCCGACGCTTGCGATTGCGCTCGGGCTATTGCTGGGCGCGATCGTTGGCAGCTTCCTTGCCACCGTCATCCGCCGCGCAGAACATGACGAAAGCGCGCTGAAAGGCCGGTCCGCCTGCGAAGCCTGCGGACGAAAACTCGAGATCCTCGAACTCATTCCTGTCCTCAGTCACCTCGTCCAGCGCGGTCGCTGCCGGGGTTGTAGCGCACGCATCTCGCGCGAGCATCTTGCCGTCGAACTTGCCGCCTTGGCCATCGGCGGCGGCGCGATGGCGCTGTTCCCGGACCTGCGCGGAGCGACGCTCGCACTGACGGGCTGGCTACTGCTTGGATTGGGTTGGCTCGATGTGCGCTATCGCTGGCTCCCCGACAGCATGACCGCGGCAGTCGCTATCCTAGGCATTATCGCCGCGGAGGGCATCACCTTTGTCCCGTTGGCGGATCGCCTGCTCGGCGGGGCGATCGGCTTTGCCGTACTCGCCTTCATTCGCAGCGCCTATGCCCGCGCCAAGGGCCATGAGGGCATGGGCGCGGGCGATCCAAAGCTGATGGGCGCCATTGGCCTCTGGACCGGCTGGGCCGGACTAGCGCCAGTGCTGCTGGTTGGCAGTTCGGGGCTCGTCGCGCTCGCCGTACTGACCGGTCGGCATCGCGAAGAGGGCTATGAATATCCGCTCGGCAGCGGGCTCGCCGCCGCCGGTGCGGTGATGATGATCCTGCTGGCCGTGCGCGCCGCCTAG
- the gspN gene encoding type II secretion system protein N, giving the protein MNRRILIVSLGVFALALAVLFPLRLALGGALGSESPLSARQVAGSIWAGRVGDAMIGPERLGTFDVGLKPLPILTGQQHAMFERLNDPDGPLSGTLLPDPDNPGVIGLSGQLGASRLLDPLPIDSLIFDNATARFENGSCAGASGTMTAVPAGAIRPLVPSLTGPLSCAEDGRLQLSLLGGEATLDIFINANGEAESILDIANVPPALAVPLGSAGFISQGNGVRLVGGGRLL; this is encoded by the coding sequence ATGAACCGCCGCATCCTCATCGTGAGCCTCGGCGTCTTCGCGTTGGCGCTGGCGGTGCTGTTTCCGCTGCGCCTCGCCCTTGGCGGCGCGCTCGGTAGCGAGTCCCCGCTCTCTGCGCGGCAAGTCGCCGGATCGATCTGGGCCGGCCGCGTCGGCGATGCGATGATCGGCCCCGAACGGCTCGGCACCTTCGATGTGGGCCTCAAGCCATTGCCGATCCTCACCGGGCAGCAGCATGCCATGTTCGAGCGCCTCAACGATCCCGACGGCCCGCTCAGCGGCACCTTGCTTCCCGATCCCGACAATCCGGGCGTCATCGGCCTCAGCGGCCAGCTTGGCGCGTCACGCCTGCTCGACCCGCTGCCCATCGATTCGCTCATCTTCGACAATGCGACCGCCCGGTTCGAGAATGGCAGCTGCGCCGGTGCGAGTGGCACCATGACTGCCGTGCCCGCAGGCGCAATCCGTCCCTTGGTGCCGAGCCTCACCGGTCCGCTCAGCTGCGCAGAGGATGGCCGTCTCCAGCTCTCGCTCCTGGGCGGCGAGGCGACGCTCGACATCTTTATCAATGCGAACGGCGAGGCCGAAAGCATCCTCGACATCGCCAATGTCCCACCGGCACTAGCCGTCCCGCTCGGCAGTGCGGGTTTCATCTCGCAAGGCAATGGTGTTCGGCTGGTCGGGGGCGGAAGACTGCTTTGA